One part of the Parabacteroides distasonis ATCC 8503 genome encodes these proteins:
- a CDS encoding sensor histidine kinase, whose product MNFKGIYYSLTFRLALAIGLTAALTYQALEKEWGWFLFLGIGWLAALRGISLLFKRNAQKVAFMFDAIDNSDYAFKYATRGRSSNDKLVSESLNRITQILFQAKAEAIQKEKYYELIMNQVNTGIIVEDDKGNIFQTNNEALRLLGLTVFTHARQLGRIDENLERLISDVRPGEKHQISFINERGTVHLSVRVSEMTLQEKHVRIIAINDINSELDDKEIESWIRLTRVLTHEIMNSVTPITSLSDTLLSLHQNVDEEIRGGLEVISSTGKSLIAFVESYRKFTHIPTPQPSLFYVNKFAERLTRLARHHNNYPNITIRIDVEPEDLIVYADENLITQVVLNLLKNAMQAIGHEQENGLILFKAYCDPNEAVILEVTNNGPIIPPEEAEHIFVPFFTTKEGGSGIGLSISRQIMRLSGGSIALRSNPAQRQTTFVLTFP is encoded by the coding sequence ATGAACTTTAAAGGCATTTATTACAGCCTCACCTTCCGCCTCGCCCTCGCTATCGGGCTGACGGCGGCACTCACCTACCAGGCCTTGGAGAAAGAATGGGGATGGTTCCTGTTCTTAGGCATCGGATGGCTGGCTGCCTTGCGGGGCATCAGCCTTTTGTTCAAGCGGAACGCGCAAAAGGTAGCCTTCATGTTCGACGCGATCGACAATAGCGATTACGCCTTCAAGTACGCTACCCGGGGGCGCTCCTCCAACGACAAGCTGGTTAGCGAGTCCTTAAACCGCATCACCCAAATACTTTTTCAAGCGAAAGCCGAGGCGATCCAGAAAGAGAAATATTACGAGTTGATCATGAACCAAGTGAATACGGGTATCATCGTAGAAGATGATAAGGGCAATATTTTCCAGACCAACAACGAGGCCTTGCGACTGCTGGGATTGACGGTCTTTACCCATGCCCGCCAGCTCGGACGTATCGACGAGAATCTAGAGCGCCTCATCAGCGACGTTCGTCCCGGCGAGAAACATCAGATCTCTTTTATCAACGAGCGGGGCACGGTACATCTCTCGGTCCGTGTCTCCGAGATGACGCTCCAAGAGAAACACGTCCGCATCATTGCGATCAATGATATCAACAGCGAGCTGGACGATAAGGAGATCGAGTCATGGATACGACTGACACGGGTCTTGACCCATGAGATCATGAACTCCGTCACCCCTATCACCTCCTTGAGCGACACCTTGCTTTCCCTCCACCAGAATGTCGACGAGGAGATACGGGGCGGCTTGGAGGTAATCAGCTCTACCGGAAAGAGCTTGATCGCGTTCGTCGAGTCGTACCGTAAGTTTACACATATACCGACGCCTCAGCCCTCTTTATTCTACGTCAATAAGTTCGCCGAACGGCTCACGCGGTTGGCCCGCCACCACAATAACTACCCGAACATAACCATTCGTATCGACGTGGAACCGGAGGACTTGATCGTCTACGCCGACGAGAACCTGATCACGCAAGTAGTCTTGAACCTCTTGAAGAACGCCATGCAAGCGATCGGGCACGAGCAAGAAAACGGCCTTATCTTGTTCAAGGCGTATTGCGACCCCAACGAGGCCGTTATCCTAGAAGTGACGAACAACGGCCCCATCATCCCCCCCGAGGAAGCCGAGCATATATTCGTGCCGTTCTTCACCACGAAAGAAGGTGGAAGCGGTATCGGGCTGTCCATCTCACGACAGATCATGCGCTTGTCCGGCGGCAGCATCGCATTGAGAAGCAACCCGGCCCAGCGGCAGACCACCTTCGTGTTGACATTCCCGTAG
- a CDS encoding Nramp family divalent metal transporter, translating to MNLLDKLKINHRPRSGALDLLKYIGPGLLVTVGFIDPGNWATNLAAGSEFGYALLWVVTFSSVMLIIIQHNVAHLGIVTGLCLSEATNKYMPRVLSRPILGSAMLASVSTSLAEILGGAIALRMLFGMPIKAGAVIVTIVCLAMLFSNTYSKTERWIITFVSIIGLSFLYELALVDVDWGQAVVGWVKPTFPENSMLIIMSVLGAVVMPHNLFLHSEVIQSREWNLEDESVIKKQLKYEFYDTLLSMVIGWAINSAMIILAASTFFKQNIAVDELDQAQQLLVPLVGNNAGVIFAAALLLAGISSTITSGIAGASIFAGFYGEAYNHTDLHSKLGVLLSFVPALAIIFLIGDPFKGLILSQMLLSVQLPITVFTQVYLTSSKKVMGVYANSRSTTIILLLLGTMVTVLNIALLISLF from the coding sequence ATGAACTTACTAGACAAACTGAAGATCAACCACCGCCCCCGCTCCGGGGCATTGGATTTGCTAAAATATATCGGCCCCGGATTACTTGTCACCGTAGGCTTTATCGATCCCGGAAACTGGGCGACGAATCTCGCGGCAGGCTCCGAGTTCGGCTACGCCCTCCTGTGGGTCGTCACCTTCTCGTCCGTCATGCTGATCATTATCCAGCACAACGTGGCCCACCTCGGTATCGTGACCGGCCTCTGCCTCTCGGAGGCGACCAACAAATACATGCCGCGCGTGCTAAGCCGCCCGATCCTAGGATCGGCCATGCTCGCCAGCGTATCCACCTCCCTCGCCGAGATACTCGGTGGAGCCATCGCCCTCCGGATGCTGTTCGGTATGCCGATCAAGGCGGGAGCGGTGATCGTCACCATCGTATGCCTCGCCATGCTATTCAGTAATACATACAGCAAGACCGAACGCTGGATCATCACGTTCGTGTCCATTATCGGGCTCTCGTTCCTATACGAGCTGGCGTTGGTCGACGTAGACTGGGGGCAGGCCGTGGTAGGCTGGGTGAAACCCACCTTCCCCGAGAACTCCATGCTGATCATCATGAGCGTACTGGGAGCCGTCGTGATGCCTCACAACCTGTTCCTGCACTCGGAGGTGATACAGAGCCGGGAATGGAACCTAGAGGACGAGTCGGTCATCAAGAAACAACTGAAGTACGAGTTCTACGACACGCTCCTGTCCATGGTGATCGGCTGGGCGATCAACTCGGCGATGATCATCTTGGCCGCCTCTACCTTCTTCAAGCAAAACATCGCCGTAGACGAGCTGGACCAAGCGCAACAGTTATTGGTACCCCTCGTAGGAAACAACGCCGGGGTGATTTTCGCCGCCGCCCTATTACTGGCGGGTATCTCCTCGACCATCACATCCGGTATCGCCGGGGCTTCCATCTTCGCCGGATTCTATGGCGAGGCGTACAATCATACCGACCTCCACTCAAAGCTGGGAGTCCTGCTATCGTTCGTCCCCGCCTTGGCCATCATATTCCTGATCGGCGATCCGTTCAAGGGATTGATCCTGTCGCAGATGTTGTTGAGCGTGCAATTGCCGATCACGGTCTTCACGCAAGTGTACCTCACTTCCAGCAAGAAGGTCATGGGTGTCTACGCGAACAGCCGCTCTACGACCATCATCCTCTTGCTGTTGGGAACGATGGTAACCGTCCTAAATATAGCCCTGCTCATCAGCCTATTTTAA
- a CDS encoding glutamine--tRNA ligase/YqeY domain fusion protein: protein MSDINTNEEEGKKNLNFIEAAVEKDLAEGKNGGRVQTRFPPEPNGYLHIGHAKAICLDFGIAERHGGICNLRFDDTNPTKEDEEYVEAIKEDIQWLGYQWGNIYYASDYFQQLWDFAIRLIEEGKAYIDEQTSEQIAQQKGTPTQPGIESPYRNRPIEESLALFKKMNTGEIAEGAMVLRAKIDMANPNMHFRDPIIYRVVNHPHHRTGTTWKAYPMYDFAHGQSDFFEGVTHSLCTLEFVVHRPLYDLFIDWLKEGEDLNDNRPRQTEFNKLNLSYTLMSKRNLLTLVKENLVNGWDDPRMPTICGFRRRGYSPESIRKFIDKIGYTTYDALNEFALLESAVREDLNARAIRVSAVINPVKLIITNYPEGQVEELEAINNPEDPEAGSHTIEFSRELWMEREDFMEDAPKKYFRMTPGQEVRLKNAYIVKCTGCKKDENGEITEVYCEYDPNTRSGMPDANRKVKGTLHWVSCAHCQKAEVRLYDRLWKVENPRDELAAIREEKNCSPLEAMKEIINPNSLEIRKNCYVEKFVATLPKLSYLQFQRIGYFNIDSESTPDNLVFNRTVGLKDTWSKINK, encoded by the coding sequence ATGAGCGATATCAATACAAACGAAGAAGAAGGCAAGAAGAACCTGAATTTCATTGAGGCAGCCGTAGAGAAAGATTTAGCGGAAGGCAAGAACGGAGGACGTGTACAAACCCGTTTCCCGCCCGAGCCCAACGGATACCTTCACATCGGCCACGCGAAGGCCATTTGCCTAGATTTCGGCATCGCTGAACGCCATGGCGGTATCTGCAACCTCCGTTTCGACGACACGAACCCGACGAAGGAGGATGAGGAATACGTGGAGGCGATCAAGGAGGATATCCAATGGCTGGGATATCAGTGGGGAAATATTTATTACGCGTCCGACTACTTCCAGCAATTGTGGGATTTCGCGATCCGCCTCATCGAGGAAGGTAAAGCATATATTGACGAGCAGACATCCGAACAAATAGCCCAGCAAAAGGGCACGCCTACACAACCGGGCATCGAGAGCCCGTATCGCAACCGTCCGATCGAGGAAAGCCTAGCTCTCTTCAAGAAGATGAACACGGGTGAGATAGCGGAAGGTGCCATGGTACTTCGCGCGAAGATAGACATGGCAAACCCGAACATGCACTTCCGCGATCCGATCATCTATCGGGTGGTTAACCATCCGCACCATCGTACGGGTACGACGTGGAAAGCGTATCCGATGTACGACTTCGCCCACGGACAGAGCGATTTCTTCGAGGGCGTGACGCATTCCTTGTGTACCTTGGAGTTTGTCGTACACCGTCCTCTGTATGATTTGTTTATCGATTGGCTAAAGGAAGGCGAGGACTTGAACGACAACCGCCCCCGACAGACTGAGTTCAACAAATTGAACCTAAGCTACACGCTGATGAGCAAGCGTAACCTGCTTACATTGGTAAAAGAGAACTTGGTAAACGGCTGGGATGATCCCCGTATGCCGACCATCTGCGGTTTCCGCCGCCGGGGTTACTCTCCGGAGTCTATCCGTAAGTTCATCGACAAGATCGGTTATACGACTTACGACGCCCTGAACGAGTTCGCCTTGCTGGAAAGCGCCGTACGCGAGGATCTGAATGCCCGCGCCATCCGTGTATCCGCCGTGATCAATCCGGTGAAACTGATTATCACCAACTATCCGGAAGGACAGGTGGAGGAGCTGGAAGCGATCAACAACCCGGAAGATCCGGAAGCCGGCAGCCATACGATCGAGTTCAGCCGTGAGTTGTGGATGGAACGTGAGGATTTCATGGAAGACGCTCCCAAGAAATATTTCCGGATGACACCGGGACAGGAAGTTCGTCTGAAGAACGCCTATATCGTAAAATGTACGGGCTGCAAGAAAGACGAGAACGGTGAGATTACCGAGGTATATTGCGAATACGATCCGAATACCCGTAGCGGTATGCCGGACGCTAACCGTAAAGTAAAAGGTACCTTGCACTGGGTAAGCTGCGCCCATTGCCAAAAAGCGGAAGTACGCTTATACGACCGCCTTTGGAAGGTGGAGAACCCCAGAGACGAATTGGCCGCTATCCGGGAGGAGAAGAATTGCTCCCCGCTAGAGGCCATGAAGGAAATCATCAACCCGAACTCCTTGGAGATCCGGAAAAACTGTTACGTAGAGAAGTTCGTGGCTACCTTGCCCAAGCTTTCCTACCTTCAATTCCAGCGTATCGGCTATTTCAACATAGATAGCGAATCCACCCCCGACAACTTGGTATTCAACCGTACCGTAGGGCTAAAAGACACGTGGAGCAAGATTAATAAATAA